The following are from one region of the Lytechinus pictus isolate F3 Inbred chromosome 4, Lp3.0, whole genome shotgun sequence genome:
- the LOC135153923 gene encoding calmodulin-A-like: MFKLTAEQMEEFREAFNSFDRNNDGVISVDEFGDVIRSLGHKHSKKDIEEAIQRFDENKNGTIEFDEFIKMVGLLPTSDKEQDQEELKKAFQLFDKDGNGYISAAELKLAMTTLGEPLTDDEVAEMIANADIDQDGKINYGEFVEMIMQSSENS; this comes from the exons ATGTTTAAATTAACTGCAGAACAAATGGAAG AGTTCAGAGAAGCTTTTAATAGTTTTGATCGCAACAATGATGGCGTCATATCCGTGGATGAGTTTGGTGATGTCATCAGGTCACTAGGTCATAAACATTCCAAGAAAGATATCGAGGAAGCTATTCAACGATTTGATGAAAATA AAAACGGTACAATAGAATTCGACGAGTTTATCAAGATGGTTGGATTACTCCCTACGAGTGATAAAGAACAAGACCAAGAAGAACTAAAGAAAGCATTTCAGTTATTTGACAAAGATGGTAACGGTTATATCAg TGCTGCTGAGCTGAAGTTGGCGATGACGACACTTGGTGAACCTTTAACGGATGACGAGGTTGCAGAAATGATTGCCAACGCAGATATTGACCAAGATGGAAAGATTAATTATGGAG AATTCGTTGAAATGATCATGCAATCTTCAGAGAATTCATGA